The Paenibacillus sp. YPG26 genome includes a window with the following:
- a CDS encoding cysteine desulfurase family protein — translation MRNIYLDHAASTPIHPEVAEEMLRVMQGQHGNASSIHAFGRAAKRTVNGARDILAASLHCRPDELVFTSGGTESDNLALFGAAAVSKKKGRHIITTAVEHHAVLHACQRLEENGYKVTYLPVDSRGWVDPAQVKEAITEDTILISVMYANNEVGTVQPIAEIGEIARGQDIIFHVDAVQAFGSLEISCENLPVDLMSFSAHKINGPQGTGALYVHRNIVLEPLLYGGLQERKRRAGTENLAGVSGFAKAAGLTVSNLPAKQAKDEEMRHTFLNALDRFVGKEHYVLNGHPTSRLAHIVNVSFPEVGTETMLMNLDMEGIAVASGSACTSGSLEPSHVLEAMKVPENVLRSAIRFSFGLGNTNEEMEYAAKKVGTILDRIRSRK, via the coding sequence TTGAGAAATATATATCTAGATCATGCGGCCTCCACCCCGATTCATCCGGAGGTAGCGGAAGAAATGCTGCGCGTCATGCAGGGACAGCATGGGAATGCATCCAGCATACATGCATTCGGCCGTGCGGCCAAACGTACAGTTAACGGGGCACGGGATATTCTCGCTGCCTCTTTGCACTGCCGTCCTGATGAGCTCGTGTTCACCTCCGGCGGTACGGAGAGTGATAATTTGGCTCTCTTTGGCGCGGCGGCGGTGAGCAAGAAGAAGGGCAGACATATAATTACAACTGCAGTGGAGCATCACGCTGTGCTGCATGCATGTCAGCGGCTGGAGGAGAATGGATATAAGGTTACCTACCTGCCTGTCGATTCACGCGGCTGGGTGGATCCGGCGCAGGTCAAGGAGGCTATTACAGAAGACACGATCCTGATCAGCGTAATGTACGCCAACAATGAAGTGGGAACCGTGCAGCCCATTGCCGAAATCGGGGAGATAGCCCGCGGGCAGGATATTATTTTTCATGTGGATGCTGTCCAGGCGTTCGGCTCACTTGAGATCTCTTGTGAGAATCTTCCTGTGGATCTCATGAGCTTCTCGGCTCACAAAATCAACGGACCCCAGGGAACCGGGGCGCTCTATGTGCATCGTAATATTGTGTTAGAACCGCTTCTGTATGGTGGACTTCAAGAGAGGAAGCGGCGTGCAGGGACCGAGAACCTGGCTGGGGTGTCCGGCTTCGCCAAGGCTGCAGGGCTCACTGTATCCAATCTGCCGGCCAAGCAAGCTAAGGATGAAGAGATGCGGCACACTTTCTTGAATGCTCTTGACCGCTTCGTGGGCAAGGAACATTACGTCCTTAATGGGCACCCCACATCCAGGCTGGCCCATATTGTTAATGTCAGCTTCCCGGAAGTGGGCACAGAGACGATGCTGATGAACCTGGATATGGAGGGAATTGCGGTGGCTAGCGGCTCTGCCTGCACATCAGGGTCACTCGAGCCTTCTCACGTTCTTGAAGCTATGAAGGTGCCTGAAAATGTTTTGCGCTCCGCGATTCGTTTCAGCTTTGGTTTGGGTAATACTAATGAAGAAATGGAATACGCGGCCAAAAAAGTTGGAACTATTCTGGACCGTATACGTAGTAGGAAATAG
- a CDS encoding PRC-barrel domain-containing protein, producing the protein MRLQELIGLSVFDVEEGKQIGKVLDVLLSSDWKIEGIELESKGLFSSSIKAVLWEDIVAYGEDAVMIRNQQAVRKMEAENIQLTFVLGNSKLRELPVLTSDGVMIGHVSDVYFDQDLGNTIVGLEISDGFISDLMEGRKWLPFTSDMTKGESAIIVPPLSEERLEKGIYTANE; encoded by the coding sequence ATGAGACTGCAAGAATTGATCGGATTGTCCGTATTTGACGTGGAGGAAGGCAAGCAGATTGGGAAGGTTCTGGATGTCCTTCTAAGTAGTGACTGGAAGATCGAAGGTATTGAACTGGAGAGCAAAGGCCTCTTCTCATCCAGCATCAAAGCAGTGCTATGGGAAGATATCGTCGCTTATGGCGAAGATGCCGTCATGATTCGTAATCAGCAGGCTGTCCGCAAGATGGAGGCCGAGAATATACAGCTAACCTTTGTCCTTGGTAACAGTAAGCTAAGAGAGCTTCCAGTTCTTACAAGCGATGGTGTTATGATCGGGCATGTCAGTGATGTTTATTTTGACCAGGATTTGGGCAACACAATAGTAGGATTGGAAATTAGTGATGGGTTTATTTCTGACCTGATGGAGGGCCGTAAATGGCTGCCTTTTACTTCAGACATGACCAAAGGCGAGAGCGCGATCATTGTGCCTCCTTTGAGTGAAGAAAGGCTTGAAAAAGGGATATATACTGCTAACGAATAG
- a CDS encoding YheC/YheD family protein codes for MPFRRIQSKLLKDRAMRRSPLLHSHLPETLPYHPDVLKRMLDRHAVVFVKPDLGSQGRGIVRLKRIKHGGVHISWGLSSRRVNRKYMVRALHQRLRPYQPYLVQQGLQLTKYHHRLMDIRVFLQKPGSKWLISGKVVRVGAAGRFVTNYSQGGRPVHLSKVLDSIYRHDQQRTEAAIQKIDQLAYHAAAALSGKFRGIRVLGIDIALDRTGRIWIIEANTRPGTQLFKQLKDQSMYRTIVARYQRIKYMNRIHRRK; via the coding sequence GTGCCATTTCGAAGAATACAGAGCAAATTACTCAAGGACAGAGCAATGCGGAGATCCCCCTTGCTGCACAGTCATCTCCCCGAGACCCTTCCTTATCATCCTGATGTGCTTAAGAGGATGCTGGATCGCCATGCGGTGGTATTTGTTAAGCCTGATCTGGGAAGCCAGGGAAGAGGAATAGTGAGATTGAAGCGGATCAAGCATGGAGGAGTTCACATCTCATGGGGACTTAGCAGCAGGAGAGTGAACCGGAAATACATGGTCCGGGCACTTCACCAAAGACTTCGTCCATATCAGCCTTATCTGGTCCAGCAGGGTCTTCAGCTTACCAAGTATCATCACCGCTTAATGGATATTCGCGTCTTCCTTCAGAAGCCGGGATCTAAATGGCTAATCTCGGGTAAAGTAGTGCGGGTTGGAGCCGCCGGAAGATTTGTGACCAATTACAGCCAGGGCGGGCGGCCGGTCCATCTGTCCAAGGTGCTGGATTCCATTTATCGTCATGACCAGCAGAGGACAGAGGCGGCAATTCAGAAAATTGATCAGTTAGCTTACCATGCAGCTGCGGCTTTGAGCGGCAAATTTCGGGGGATTCGTGTTCTTGGGATTGACATCGCATTAGACCGTACTGGCCGGATCTGGATCATTGAGGCAAATACAAGGCCTGGCACTCAGCTGTTCAAGCAGCTCAAGGATCAGTCCATGTATCGAACGATTGTCGCCAGATATCAGCGTATTAAGTATATGAATAGAATTCATAGACGGAAATAA
- a CDS encoding AI-2E family transporter, giving the protein MEPFWNSKMFRYGLWVLLGLIIVYFLWLLKPVIILLFSFLKVIFAPFIIALIISYVLNPIVKLLGERKVPRTAAVLLIYAVFLTSLSVILANMIPMFMNQLEELGEHLPELTLHTQQIMNSWDTSILPNGIRMGMNNWFFQFEQKLAAGISDFMNNIGATIGVIFNAFIIPFLIFYMLKDFEVIERMIITYLPHSRRKSIVMLMKEIDEALGSYIRGQLLVCVIIGTFAYIGYMIIGMPYALLLASMVAVCNIIPYLGPFLGAAPAVLMASAISWRMVLMVIVVNTICQMLESNVISPQVVGRTLHLHPMFIIFALLVGGEIAGIPGLILAVPCFAVLKVVIQHFYAYYVRRKTV; this is encoded by the coding sequence ATGGAACCATTCTGGAACAGCAAGATGTTCCGCTATGGCCTATGGGTGCTGCTGGGGCTAATTATTGTGTATTTCCTGTGGCTGCTGAAGCCGGTGATCATACTTCTCTTCAGCTTTCTGAAAGTGATCTTCGCCCCGTTCATCATAGCGTTGATTATTTCCTATGTGCTGAATCCGATTGTGAAGCTTCTTGGTGAACGCAAAGTCCCCCGTACGGCGGCCGTTCTATTGATCTATGCCGTATTTCTGACAAGCCTGTCGGTGATTCTTGCTAATATGATTCCCATGTTCATGAATCAGCTGGAGGAGCTTGGTGAGCATCTGCCTGAGCTTACCCTGCACACTCAGCAGATTATGAACAGCTGGGACACTTCAATTTTGCCGAACGGCATACGCATGGGAATGAATAACTGGTTTTTTCAATTTGAGCAAAAGCTTGCTGCCGGGATCTCCGATTTCATGAACAATATAGGCGCGACGATTGGCGTGATTTTTAATGCGTTCATCATTCCGTTCCTCATCTTCTATATGCTTAAAGACTTCGAGGTAATTGAGCGGATGATCATTACCTATCTCCCTCATTCCAGACGGAAGTCCATCGTGATGCTGATGAAAGAAATTGACGAGGCACTCGGAAGCTACATTCGTGGCCAGCTCCTTGTCTGCGTAATCATAGGAACCTTTGCATATATCGGGTATATGATTATCGGCATGCCTTATGCACTGCTCCTCGCCAGTATGGTAGCGGTCTGCAATATTATTCCCTACCTGGGTCCGTTCCTTGGTGCCGCTCCCGCTGTGCTGATGGCGTCGGCCATCTCCTGGCGAATGGTTCTGATGGTCATCGTGGTTAACACGATCTGCCAGATGCTTGAGAGCAATGTAATATCCCCTCAGGTGGTAGGAAGAACACTGCATTTGCATCCGATGTTCATTATTTTTGCCCTGCTGGTAGGGGGCGAGATTGCCGGCATTCCGGGGCTTATTCTGGCGGTTCCCTGCTTTGCCGTTCTCAAGGTGGTTATCCAGCATTTCTATGCATACTATGTCCGCAGGAAGACGGTGTAG